In a single window of the Daphnia carinata strain CSIRO-1 chromosome 4, CSIRO_AGI_Dcar_HiC_V3, whole genome shotgun sequence genome:
- the LOC130695320 gene encoding SOSS complex subunit B2-like, whose amino-acid sequence MQELRVELTAVRDLKPSMKNLNMIFIVLEIGRPNVTKDGHEVRSCKVADKTGSINLSVWDEPGILLQPGDILRISKAYVSVWKNCLTLYMGKGGDIQKIGEFCMVFAELPFMSEPNPDIATQLVGGTSGPGSQPISPVVNAAPGVGPRPPGNGRQQNVNGGTWPSTAPAPGAMGGNGSIPAPFPRGPVPPAKGGGKRDPRKR is encoded by the exons ATGCAGGAGCTGCGAGTGGAGCTCACTGCAGTTAGAGATTTGAAACCTTCCATGAAAAATCtaaatatgattttcattGTTCTTGAAATCG GTCGACCAAATGTTACAAAAGATGGACATGAAGTGAGATCTTGTAAAGTTGCAGACAAAACTGGGTCCATAAATCTCTCTGTTTGGGATGAACCTGGTATTTTGCTGCAGCCAGGAGACATTCTTAGAATATCGAAAGCATATGTCTCAGTGTGGAAAAACTGTCTGACACTATATATGG GAAAAGGTGGAGATATCCAGAAAATTGGAGAATTTTGCATGGTGTTTGCTGAATTACCCTTCATGAGTGAACCTAACCCTGACATTGCAACACAGTTGGTTGGAGGAACAAGTGGGCCTGGAAGTCAACCAATCAGTCCAGTAGTGAACGCAGCTCCTGGCGTAGGACCTCGACCACCGGGGAATGGAAGGcaacaaaatgtaaatggCGGGACATGGCCGTCAACTGCCCCTGCTCCAGGGGCGATGGGTGGTAATGGTTCCATTCCGGCTCCATTTCCGAGAGGACCCGTACCGCCTGCCAAAGGTGGAGGTAAAAGGGATCCAAGGAAAAGATGA
- the LOC130695313 gene encoding testis-expressed protein 264 homolog isoform X2, whose amino-acid sequence METEANDLVFCLIFLLIIFFSSVCYFLVYSGLFAPIEIRAQRPSFTSLRIAYKFARGPYKNAGHLFTEAHSLIPELKTIGIYYDDPQQVNPSELRYCVGIILSEGESEPDNTHLSTCLEYGFKELVLPAVDHAVLTTFPFKSTISIFIGVARVYPKLAEYIKESKLCAHPMIEIYEDDKIIFMSPLSKQDEFYVKETQEEELTHSGAEENQEEAQELSLHQINHCNDEQEETEKSQMNGVMEDSDESSGSSFEELNHS is encoded by the exons ATGGAAACTGAAGCAAACGATCTCGTTTTTTGCCTGATTTTTctcttgattatttttttctcctcagtttgttattttttggtttattCTGGCTTGTTTGCTCCTATTGAAATCAGGGCTCAACGCCCTTCATTTACCAGTCTGCGTATTGCGTATAAATTTGCCCGAGGTCCATATAAGAATGCCGGTCATCTGTTTACAGAAGCACATAGCCTGATACCGGAATTGAAAACCATAGGCATATATTATGATGACCCACAACAG GTCAATCCTTCAGAATTGAGATACTGTGTTGGAATAATTCTGTCCGAAGGAGAATCTGAACCTGATAATACTCACCTTTCAACTTGTCTTGAATATGGATTCAAGGAATTAGTTTTGCCAGCAGTAGATCATGCTGTACTAACAACCTTTCCTTTCAAAAGCActatttcaattttcattggGGTAGCACGTGTATACCCTAAGCTAGCTGAATATATAAAG GAAAGTAAACTGTGTGCCCATCCAATGATAGAAATTTATGAGGATGACAAAATTATCTTCATGTCACCTTTGTCTAAACAAGATGAATTTTATGTTAAAGAGacccaagaagaagaattgaCACACTCAGGTGCTGAAGAAAATCAAG AGGAGGCACAAGAATTAAGTCTTCACCAGATTAACCACTGTAACGATGAACAAGAGGAAACTGAGAAGTCACAGATGAACGGCGTCATGGAAGATAGTGACGAAAGTTCAGGGTCATCATTTGAAGAACTAAATCATTCATAA
- the LOC130695313 gene encoding testis-expressed protein 264 homolog isoform X1 — translation METEANDLVFCLIFLLIIFFSSVCYFLVYSGLFAPIEIRAQRPSFTSLRIAYKFARGPYKNAGHLFTEAHSLIPELKTIGIYYDDPQQVNPSELRYCVGIILSEGESEPDNTHLSTCLEYGFKELVLPAVDHAVLTTFPFKSTISIFIGVARVYPKLAEYIKESKLCAHPMIEIYEDDKIIFMSPLSKQDEFYVKETQEEELTHSGAEENQGKISVISLYSVFNINYTADSEEAQELSLHQINHCNDEQEETEKSQMNGVMEDSDESSGSSFEELNHS, via the exons ATGGAAACTGAAGCAAACGATCTCGTTTTTTGCCTGATTTTTctcttgattatttttttctcctcagtttgttattttttggtttattCTGGCTTGTTTGCTCCTATTGAAATCAGGGCTCAACGCCCTTCATTTACCAGTCTGCGTATTGCGTATAAATTTGCCCGAGGTCCATATAAGAATGCCGGTCATCTGTTTACAGAAGCACATAGCCTGATACCGGAATTGAAAACCATAGGCATATATTATGATGACCCACAACAG GTCAATCCTTCAGAATTGAGATACTGTGTTGGAATAATTCTGTCCGAAGGAGAATCTGAACCTGATAATACTCACCTTTCAACTTGTCTTGAATATGGATTCAAGGAATTAGTTTTGCCAGCAGTAGATCATGCTGTACTAACAACCTTTCCTTTCAAAAGCActatttcaattttcattggGGTAGCACGTGTATACCCTAAGCTAGCTGAATATATAAAG GAAAGTAAACTGTGTGCCCATCCAATGATAGAAATTTATGAGGATGACAAAATTATCTTCATGTCACCTTTGTCTAAACAAGATGAATTTTATGTTAAAGAGacccaagaagaagaattgaCACACTCAGGTGCTGAAGAAAATCAAGGTAAAATATCAGTTATTTctctttattctgtttttaacATAAATTACACTGCTGATTCAGAGGAGGCACAAGAATTAAGTCTTCACCAGATTAACCACTGTAACGATGAACAAGAGGAAACTGAGAAGTCACAGATGAACGGCGTCATGGAAGATAGTGACGAAAGTTCAGGGTCATCATTTGAAGAACTAAATCATTCATAA
- the LOC130695308 gene encoding calcium/calmodulin-dependent protein kinase type 1-like isoform X1, whose amino-acid sequence MPFFGKRDKDKESSKKSTNLLKKDDKSSPSLEDRYELKDLLGTGAFSQVRLAESKTEAGKLFAVKIIDKTALKGKEDSLENEIKVLRRLKHPNIVQLLETYEDKSKVYLVMELVTGGELFDRIVEKGSYTEKDAADLMRQVLEAVDYMHEQGVVHRDLKPENLLYYCPDEDSKIMISDFGLSKMEDSGIMATACGTPGYVAPEVLAQKPYGKAVDVWSIGVISYILLCGYPPFYDESDANLFAQILKGEFEFDSPYWDDISDSAKDFIRRLMCVDVNKRYTCREALQHPWISGNAASTKNIHSSVSEQLKKNFAKSRWRQLMHAIAMVHKMQRLALSSSSMIPAPFTKKRRKKGLASSRQSTIETNSTLLISTLRRLPQLLLRPLRLLFPYGVHRSPADPLPIPWISSPFRPFLKTKQTQTHAKKTAGYFHLFFFFFLFVLSFLSHRYSLSYSFLLLFFFDRP is encoded by the exons ATGCCTTTTTTTGGTAAACGTGATAAAGATAAGGAGTCCAGTAAGAAGAGCACTAATCTCttgaaaaaagatgataaatCCTCACCATCCCTGGAAGATAGATATGAACTGAAAGATCTCCTTGGAAC gGGCGCTTTCTCTCAAGTGCGACTGGCGGAATCGAAAACGGAAGCGGGCAAACTGTTTGCTGTCAAAATCATCGACAAGACGGCGCTAAAAGGCAAAGAAGACTCGCTAGAGAACGAGATCAAAGTTCTACGAAG GCTCAAGCACCCCAACATCGTCCAGCTGCTGGAGACGTACGAAGACAAGAGCAAAGTCTACCTGGTCATGGAACT AGTGACAGGTGGTGAGCTGTTCGATCGCATCGTCGAGAAAGGATCGTACACTGAAAAGGATGCAGCTGATCTGATGCGACAAGTCTTGGAGGCCGTCGACTACATGCACGAGCAAGGAGTCGTTCATCGTGAtctaaag CCGGAGAATTTGCTCTATTATTGTCCAGACGAAGACAGCAAGATAATGATCAGCGATTTCGGCCTGTCCAAAATGGAGGATTCCGGTATCATGGCGACTGCGTGCGGCACTCCCGGTTATGTCG CTCCCGAGGTGTTGGCGCAAAAGCCGTACGGCAAAGCCGTTGACGTCTGGAGCATCGGGGTCATCTCGTACATCCTCCTATGCGGCTATCCGCCCTTTTACGACGAGAGCGACGCCAATCTCTTCGCACAAATCCTGAAAG gTGAATTTGAATTCGACTCTCCGTACTGGGACGACATCAGCGATTCTGCCAAGGATTTCATCCGCCGGCTGATGTGTGTCGATGTCAACAAGCGTTATACCTGCCGCGAAGCCCTCCAACATCCATG GATATCTGGCAATGCCGCCAGCACCAAGAACATCCACAGTTCCGTGtcggaacaattgaaaaagaatttcgccAAGTCTCGATGGAGG CAACTGATGCACGCAATCGCCATGGTGCACAAGATGCAACGGTTGGCGTTGTCTTCGTCATCCATGATTCCGGCGCCATTCacgaagaagagaaggaagaaGGGCCTGGCGTCGAGTCGACAGTCAACCATAGAGACCAACTCGACGTTATTGATATCGACCCTTCGTCGTCTACCGCAGCTTCTTCTGCGGCCGCTCCGGCTCCTTTTCCCGTACGGGGTTCATCGATCGCCGGCGGATCCACTGCCGATCCCATGGATCTCTAGTCCGTTCCGGCCGTttctcaaaacaaaacagacacagacacacgcaaaaaaaactgCTGGTTATTTCcacctcttcttttttttttttttatttgtcctttcttttctttctcatcgctattctctttcttattcatttcttcttctttttttttttgatcgacCTTAG
- the LOC130695308 gene encoding calcium/calmodulin-dependent protein kinase type 1-like isoform X2: protein MPFFGKRDKDKESSKKSTNLLKKDDKSSPSLEDRYELKDLLGTGAFSQVRLAESKTEAGKLFAVKIIDKTALKGKEDSLENEIKVLRRLKHPNIVQLLETYEDKSKVYLVMELVTGGELFDRIVEKGSYTEKDAADLMRQVLEAVDYMHEQGVVHRDLKPENLLYYCPDEDSKIMISDFGLSKMEDSGIMATACGTPGYVAPEVLAQKPYGKAVDVWSIGVISYILLCGYPPFYDESDANLFAQILKGEFEFDSPYWDDISDSAKDFIRRLMCVDVNKRYTCREALQHPWISGNAASTKNIHSSVSEQLKKNFAKSRWRQAYNATAVIRQMRHLVLASSSRSTLSSGEDNNSSSDRELDDQPPRPKPVSTAAANGRPAL, encoded by the exons ATGCCTTTTTTTGGTAAACGTGATAAAGATAAGGAGTCCAGTAAGAAGAGCACTAATCTCttgaaaaaagatgataaatCCTCACCATCCCTGGAAGATAGATATGAACTGAAAGATCTCCTTGGAAC gGGCGCTTTCTCTCAAGTGCGACTGGCGGAATCGAAAACGGAAGCGGGCAAACTGTTTGCTGTCAAAATCATCGACAAGACGGCGCTAAAAGGCAAAGAAGACTCGCTAGAGAACGAGATCAAAGTTCTACGAAG GCTCAAGCACCCCAACATCGTCCAGCTGCTGGAGACGTACGAAGACAAGAGCAAAGTCTACCTGGTCATGGAACT AGTGACAGGTGGTGAGCTGTTCGATCGCATCGTCGAGAAAGGATCGTACACTGAAAAGGATGCAGCTGATCTGATGCGACAAGTCTTGGAGGCCGTCGACTACATGCACGAGCAAGGAGTCGTTCATCGTGAtctaaag CCGGAGAATTTGCTCTATTATTGTCCAGACGAAGACAGCAAGATAATGATCAGCGATTTCGGCCTGTCCAAAATGGAGGATTCCGGTATCATGGCGACTGCGTGCGGCACTCCCGGTTATGTCG CTCCCGAGGTGTTGGCGCAAAAGCCGTACGGCAAAGCCGTTGACGTCTGGAGCATCGGGGTCATCTCGTACATCCTCCTATGCGGCTATCCGCCCTTTTACGACGAGAGCGACGCCAATCTCTTCGCACAAATCCTGAAAG gTGAATTTGAATTCGACTCTCCGTACTGGGACGACATCAGCGATTCTGCCAAGGATTTCATCCGCCGGCTGATGTGTGTCGATGTCAACAAGCGTTATACCTGCCGCGAAGCCCTCCAACATCCATG GATATCTGGCAATGCCGCCAGCACCAAGAACATCCACAGTTCCGTGtcggaacaattgaaaaagaatttcgccAAGTCTCGATGGAGG CAAGCGTACAATGCGACGGCCGTCATTCGCCAGATGAGGCATTTGGTATTGGCCAGCAGCAGCCGGTCGACGTTGAGCAGCGGCGAGGACAACAATTCTTCCAGCGATCGCGAGCTGGATGATCAACCGCCCCGTCCCAAGCCCGTCTCTACGGCAGCAGCCAACGGACGTCCAGCTCTCTAG